The Paraburkholderia largidicola DNA segment CCAGGCGAGCGTGCCGACGCGCGACAGGTCGACGATGGTCGGCAGCAGCGCCAGATAGAAAACCATGATCTTGGGATTGCCAAGCGTGACCATCAGCCCCGCGACGAACATGCGCCACGGCGACTGGCCGCTCGGCAGCGTGCTTTCGTGGACGTCGGTGGGCGCGAACCACATTTTCCACGCGAGGAACAGCAGATACCCGACGCCCGCGAACTTCAGCGCGATGAATACGAGCGCGAACGTATGCGCGACGACTGCGAGGCCGGCGACCGCGCAGGTGAGCCACAGCGCTTCGCCGATCCACATCGCCGCGAGAAACGGCAGCACGTCCTTGAAGCCGTTGGTGAGCACACGCGCGACGAGCGCTGCGATGCTCGGGCCAGGCGAGCCGGCGGCAACGATCAGCGCGAGCGCGAAGACGAGAAGACCGGAAAGTGCCATCGAACGACTCCTGTGCGAGAGGGTCTGTGGCTGGATTATATCGGCGTGGCGGGTTGAGTTGCGCGGGCAAGCAGTGTCAATATGTCCGCTGAGACTCTGCCAGCCAATCCGATGCAACTGCCTGTCGTTCATTACCGGCCTGCCGTGCCCGAAGATGTTCCGTCGATCCGCGTCGTTGAATACGAAGCGGCGCAGCGTTTCGTCAGCGTCGGGCTGACGGGCATTGCAGCCGCGCGCCCGATGGATGCGCCGTTCGTGCTGAAGAAGGTGGGCGCGGCGGAAGTGATCGTCGCGCAGTGCGACGGCGAATGTGTCGGTTTCGTGATGTTCGCGGTGCTGCGCGGGCGCATCTATGTCGAAGCGCTCGATGTCGTGCCCCAGCATGCGGGGCGGCGGATCGGCGCGGCCTTGCTCGATCATGTCGACGCCAGGGCGCGCGAGACAGGCGCGACGCATGTCGAACTGTCGACGTTCCGGCATGTGCCGTGGAATGCGCCGTATTACCAGCGGCTCGGCTTCAGCGTGCTGGACGACGATGAACTCGATGCCGCGCTGCTGCGCATCCGGAATCTGCGGATCGCGCGTGGTGTCGATGAAACGAAGCGCGTGTTCATGCGGCGCGCGGTGAAGTCCGCTGGGCATGAATGAAAAAACGCGGCGGGAATGACTCCCCGCCGCGTTCGTTGCGATACCGGCTGTCAGTTTCCAGCCCGGCGCGAGATCAGTTGACGGTTTCCAGCGCCGGATAGTCGGTGTAGCCGGCTTCGCCTTCCGCATAGAACGTTGCGGGAACCGGCTCGTTCAGCGGTGCATCCAGTTCGAAGCGACGCACGAGGTCCGGATTCGCGATATACAGCTTGCCCCATGCGACGGCGTCCGCTTCGCCAGCGTCCAGCACCTGTTGCGCGCTTTG contains these protein-coding regions:
- a CDS encoding LysE family translocator, whose product is MALSGLLVFALALIVAAGSPGPSIAALVARVLTNGFKDVLPFLAAMWIGEALWLTCAVAGLAVVAHTFALVFIALKFAGVGYLLFLAWKMWFAPTDVHESTLPSGQSPWRMFVAGLMVTLGNPKIMVFYLALLPTIVDLSRVGTLAWLELTLTMLAVLMSVDFIWALAAVKARTLLTSRRAVKIANRTSATMMAGAAAAIATR
- a CDS encoding GNAT family N-acetyltransferase, which gives rise to MSAETLPANPMQLPVVHYRPAVPEDVPSIRVVEYEAAQRFVSVGLTGIAAARPMDAPFVLKKVGAAEVIVAQCDGECVGFVMFAVLRGRIYVEALDVVPQHAGRRIGAALLDHVDARARETGATHVELSTFRHVPWNAPYYQRLGFSVLDDDELDAALLRIRNLRIARGVDETKRVFMRRAVKSAGHE